A single genomic interval of Sporichthyaceae bacterium harbors:
- the pdxT gene encoding pyridoxal 5'-phosphate synthase glutaminase subunit PdxT, producing MLALQGDVAEHLRMLHTAGATPVPVRRPEELVDLDGLVLPGGESTTIAKLARIFEVLDPVRAAIKDGLPVYGSCAGMILLADRIEDGVVGQETFGGLDIVVRRNAFGRQVDSFEADLELTDAAPGEPFRAVFIRAPWVESVGADVRVLARALGRIVAVRQGNLMATSFHPELTGDDRVHRYFVELVRQN from the coding sequence GTGCTCGCCCTGCAGGGCGACGTCGCCGAGCACCTGCGGATGCTGCACACCGCGGGGGCGACCCCGGTGCCGGTGCGCCGGCCCGAGGAGTTGGTCGACCTCGACGGGCTGGTGCTGCCCGGCGGTGAGTCGACCACGATCGCCAAGCTGGCCCGCATCTTCGAGGTCCTCGACCCGGTGCGGGCCGCGATCAAGGACGGCCTGCCGGTCTACGGCTCGTGCGCCGGGATGATCCTGCTGGCCGACCGGATCGAGGACGGCGTCGTCGGTCAGGAGACCTTCGGCGGGCTGGACATCGTGGTGCGGCGCAACGCCTTCGGCCGGCAGGTCGACTCGTTCGAGGCCGACCTCGAGCTCACCGACGCGGCACCCGGCGAACCGTTCCGGGCGGTGTTCATCCGCGCGCCGTGGGTGGAGAGCGTCGGCGCCGACGTCCGCGTCCTGGCGCGGGCGCTGGGTAGGATCGTCGCCGTTCGCCAGGGCAACCTCATGGCGACGTCATTCCACCCCGAACTGACCGGGGACGACCGCGTGCACCGGTACTTCGTCGAACTGGTGCGCCAAAACTGA
- the pdxS gene encoding pyridoxal 5'-phosphate synthase lyase subunit PdxS → MSSTEHDLTSTRGTARVKRGMAEMLKGGVIMDVVTAEQAKIAEDAGAVAVMALERVPADIRAQGGVSRMSDPDMIDQIVAAVSIPVMAKARIGHFVEAQVLQSLGVDYVDESEVLTPADYAHHIDKWQFTVPFVCGATNLGEALRRISEGAAMIRSKGEAGTGDVSNAVTHMRTIGEQMRRLTTLRPDELYLAAKELQAPYELVAEVAATGKLPVVLFTAGGIATPADAAMMMQLGADGVFVGSGIFKSGNPAQRAEAIVKATTFHDDPDVIAKVSRGLGEAMVGINVADIPVPHRLAERGW, encoded by the coding sequence TTGTCCAGCACCGAGCACGACCTGACCTCCACTCGCGGCACCGCGCGCGTCAAGCGCGGGATGGCCGAGATGCTGAAGGGCGGCGTGATCATGGACGTGGTCACCGCCGAGCAGGCCAAGATCGCCGAGGATGCCGGGGCCGTAGCCGTGATGGCGCTGGAGCGGGTGCCGGCCGACATCCGCGCCCAGGGCGGCGTCTCCCGGATGTCCGACCCGGACATGATCGATCAGATCGTGGCCGCTGTCTCGATCCCGGTGATGGCCAAGGCCCGGATCGGGCACTTCGTCGAGGCGCAGGTGCTGCAGAGCCTCGGCGTCGACTACGTCGACGAGTCCGAGGTGCTCACCCCGGCCGACTACGCCCACCACATCGACAAGTGGCAGTTCACGGTCCCGTTCGTGTGCGGCGCGACCAACCTCGGTGAGGCGTTGCGGCGCATCTCCGAGGGCGCGGCGATGATCCGCTCCAAGGGCGAGGCCGGCACCGGCGACGTGTCGAACGCGGTCACCCACATGCGCACGATCGGCGAGCAGATGCGGCGGCTGACCACGCTGCGGCCCGACGAGCTGTACCTCGCCGCGAAGGAACTGCAGGCCCCGTACGAGCTGGTGGCCGAGGTCGCCGCCACGGGCAAGCTGCCGGTCGTGCTGTTCACCGCGGGCGGCATCGCCACCCCGGCCGACGCGGCGATGATGATGCAGCTCGGCGCCGACGGCGTGTTCGTCGGCTCAGGCATCTTCAAGTCCGGCAACCCGGCCCAGCGCGCCGAGGCGATCGTGAAGGCCACCACCTTCCACGACGACCCGGACGTGATCGCGAAGGTCTCCCGCGGCCTGGGCGAGGCGATGGTCGGGATCAACGTTGCCGACATCCCGGTGCCGCACCGCCTGGCCGAGCGCGGTTGGTAG